Proteins found in one Oryza glaberrima chromosome 4, OglaRS2, whole genome shotgun sequence genomic segment:
- the LOC127771672 gene encoding uncharacterized protein LOC127771672, with protein MLSLESWDTLSLTYALENESFRPAKIMEVDQMDHDGDTQEDQDDSSRDGHHDQVHKKARNSENTTPPKEQSSDVTAMQLALTPLVNCQPLPPPRPVIADEKEVMTARSTPRIMTHTCSYKPDGIPSAPEQLRTQTTGSEHLPLLTPRSAAATRTTAVLSPVAHEEVLQEGKINTSSPVPQLTRASGSKAGSSTPRRRSMRSNVENLDGIARGDDDSLLKAMKRTAVHNLDDSFAAREVTVPTNQLHSASRIASFQQGYYSSYPVAMYLGYPPQTRIAGYYCGGISTFRPGGTGCFYPGAWVAI; from the exons ATGTTGTCTTTGGAAAGTTGGGATACCCTATCACTTACTTATGCTTTGGAAAATGAGAGTTTTCGTCCGGCTAAGATTATGGAGGTTGATCAGATGGATCATGATGGGGACACACAAGAAGATCAAGATGACTCGTCAAGGGATGGTCACCATGATCAGGTGCATAAGAAGGCAAGGAACTCAGAAAATACAACTCCTCCAAAGGAGCAATCTTCAGATGTTACAGCCATGCAACTGGCCTTAACTCCTCTTGTGAATTGCCAGCCTCTGCCACCTCCTCGGCCTGTGATAGCTGATGAGAAAGAGGTCATGACAGCCAGGTCAACACCAAGAATTATGACACATACCTGCTCTTATAAACCGGACGGCATCCCTTCTGCACCTGAGCAACTTCGCACGCAGACAACGGGGTCGGAACATCTCCCTTTGCTCACCCCTAGGTCAGCTGCAGCAACTAGGACAACTGCTGTCCTTTCTCCGGTGGCACATGAGGAAGTCTTACAGGAAGGGAAAATAAACACTTCTTCGCCTGTACCGCAGTTGACTCGCGCAAGTGGCAGCAAGGCTGGCTCCTCCACACCTCGTCGCCGTAGTATGCGATCCAATGTTGAGAACTTGGATGGCATCGCTAGAGGGGATGACGACTCGCTGCTCAAGGCAATGAAGAGGACAGCAGTGCATAATTTGGATGATAGCTTTGCGGCACGGGAGGTTACGGTACCGACCAATCAGCTGCACTCGGCCTCTCGTATTGCATCATTTCAGCAAG GTTATTACTCTAGTTACCCGGTGGCTATGTACCTGGGCTATCCTCCACAAACCAGGATTGCAGGATACTATTGCGGTGGTATCTCGACGTTTAGACCAGGTGGCACGGGATGTTTTTACCCAGGAGCATGGGTGGCGATCTAG
- the LOC127771671 gene encoding AT-rich interactive domain-containing protein 2-like — translation MDSAGVVLSILSKLQSLGFCAHLRIGDAAASGPPSDLFDTVLAAFLREVYPGGREVRPLPAKLGDGSRVDLLRLFSAIRAAGGYAATSSSPAVWASAAESVCLDATLAAPVKLIYHKYLAALDRWIQRLVEAHGPFLDGNDGRKKPEPFFDSNGRENEEPLLECNGGDLQHPILKRKREDMVGMLDWVRELAENGGEAGTMANGSANGYYSLALAARKAVFAKRARRSSLTMNGALMQEIFPMDCKCCMSSSTTGIDKQEKCSKKIQLVIPQAGSDINELINVVENINVPSIGMEQENNIIGQAKYESRKHHNSDNWLFTSQQRNKTPVGSEFQAQVPQWTGELPVSYDNAETRKWLGTKVWPLENGNRKLSYFCNPVGKGREGVCGCNLPGSVECVRFHVAERRLQLRRELDSAFYAWGFDRMGEEIALSWTDKEEANFKACVQLNAPSSGRNFWKRLHMLFQSKGRKELVSYYFNCFLLRRRCYQNRMTPNNIDSDDEDETEFGFLGNRLGHNATKYDSSKYTLCIESTHCMDLNQ, via the exons ATGGActccgccggcgtcgtcctctCCATCCTCAGCAAGCTGCAGTCTCTCGGCTTCTGCGCCCATCTCCGGATCGGCGACGCCGCGGCCTCCGGCCCCCCCTCGGACCTGTTCGACACCGTCCTCGCCGCGTTCCTCCGCGAGGTCTACCCGGGCGGCCGCGAGGTGCGCCCTCTCCCGGCGAAGCTCGGCGACGGGAGCCGCGTCGACCTGCTCCGCCTCTTCTccgccatccgcgccgccggcggctacgCCGCGACGTCGTCGTCCCCCGCCGTCtgggcctccgccgccgagtcCGTTTGCCTCGACGCCACCCTCGCCGCGCCCGTCAAGCTAATCTACCACAAGTACCTCGCCGCCCTGGACCGCTGGATCCAGAGGCTCGTGGAGGCGCATGGACCCTTCCTGGATGGCAACGACGGGAGGAAGAAGCCAGAGCCATTCTTCGATTCCAATGGAAGGGAGAATGAAGAACCACTCTTGGAATGCAATGGGGGAGATCTGCAGCATCCAATcttgaagaggaagagggaggacaTGGTTGGGATGTTGGATTGGGTCAGGGAGCTTGCCGAGAATGGCGGTGAGGCAGGCACCATGGCTAACGGCTCGGCGAATGGGTACTACTCGTTGGCGTTGGCAGCGAGGAAGGCGGTGTTCGCGAAGAGGGCTCGCCGCTCGAGCCTGACGATGAATGGTGCACTCATGCAG GAAATATTTCCAATGGATTGCAAGTGCTGCATGAGTTCCAGCACTACTGGAATTGACAAACAAGAAAAATGCAGTAAAAAGATTCAACTTGTCATTCCACAGGCTGGTTCAGATATTAATGAATTGATAAATGTTGTAGAAAACATAAATGTGCCTTCAATTGGAATGGAGCAAGAGAACAACATTATTGGACAAGCGAAATATGAGAGTAGGAAACATCATAACTCTGACAACTGGCTTTTTACGAGTCAGCAGAGGAACAAAACACCAGTGGGCTCTGAGTTCCAAGCACAAGTACCACAATGGACTGGTGAGTTGCCTGTAAGCTATGATAATGCAGAAACCAGGAAATGGTTGGGCACAAAGGTCTGGCCTCTGGAAAATGGTAACAGGAAATTATCATATTTTTGTAACCCTGTTGGAAAAGGTAGAGAAGGTGTTTGTGGCTGCAACCTTCCAGGATCTGTAGAATGTGTTAGGTTTCATGTTGCAGAAAGGAGACTTCAGCTGCGACGTGAACTTGATTCAGCTTTCTATGCATGGGGATTTGATCGTATGGGAGAGGAAATCGCACTTTCCTGGACAGATAAAGAGGAAGCAAATTTCAAGGCTTGCGTGCAGCTTAATGCCCCATCTTCAGGAAGGAATTTCTGGAAGCGTCTCCATATGCTTTTTCAGTCAAAGGGTAGGAAAGAACTTGTGAGCTACTATTTTAATTGTTTTCTACTTAGACGGAGGTGTTATCAGAATAGGATGACTCCAAATAACATAGAtagtgatgatgaggatgagacAGAATTTGGATTCTTGGGTAACCGCCTCGGTCATAATGCAACTAAGTATGACAGTTCCAAGTATACCCTTTGTATCGAAAGTACACACTGCATGGATCTCAACCAATAG